One window of Pseudacidobacterium ailaaui genomic DNA carries:
- a CDS encoding aldehyde dehydrogenase family protein: MKTTTAHTMTIEARANQPEWAGLPVPVRCSYLTKLRHILAKECDVISHLIAEECNKHPLDALAGDIFVTLEYLRFVERNAPRILRPRALSKPRFFFSGTQFELRYEPYGVVLIFAPSNYPLQLSLVPAVTALATGNAVILKLSDRTPRTSALLSQLFVKVGLPSGLVQICSVKPEEASAFVEGKPDFIFFTGSSCNGRTVAQQAAKHLIPGVFELGGKDASIVFADCDIQRAIEGITYGAFTNTGRLCVAVKRVYVEASIYADFLIRIRDRIKDLRIGCTGNECDFLPMPEIDRKHLRLQVEDALSRGAQLIWPQDLVEALDQPVVLANVSSASTLLTEESFGPVLCVGSFTSEDEAIQLANSNPFALSSSIWTKDRARADRVATQMSAGSCMINDVVRAIANPYMPFGGNGLSGYGRYRGPEGLLTFSRCKSIMKTYTHRTRERNWFPYRAHTMRQLSFLMRIRHDIAGFLRNTSQMFVACLLMIVLHPFLTAQEFSKTQLTVIAQLTSEAQGNLGYLVFASHNGFPDDRNRAVQHGFYSIPRGTTQMNFTLALSPGTYAIALYEDLNGNHRLDRNWIGIPKEPVGVSKNPSTHFGPPKFDDCSFLVTKQRMTIVIRLVRP; the protein is encoded by the coding sequence ATGAAGACAACAACCGCACACACCATGACTATTGAGGCTCGCGCCAATCAGCCTGAATGGGCCGGATTACCGGTTCCAGTGCGCTGTAGTTATCTCACGAAGCTTCGGCATATTCTCGCAAAAGAATGCGACGTGATTTCTCATCTCATTGCTGAAGAATGTAACAAGCATCCCCTGGATGCACTTGCCGGAGATATATTTGTCACCCTTGAGTATTTGCGCTTTGTGGAACGCAACGCACCCCGAATTCTAAGACCACGTGCTCTATCAAAGCCACGGTTCTTTTTCTCCGGTACGCAGTTTGAACTACGTTATGAGCCTTATGGGGTCGTACTAATTTTTGCGCCATCCAACTATCCTCTCCAGCTTTCGCTCGTACCAGCTGTCACTGCTCTGGCGACAGGAAACGCGGTGATTTTAAAGCTGTCTGACCGGACTCCGCGGACATCAGCCTTGCTTTCACAGCTTTTTGTTAAGGTTGGACTGCCATCGGGACTTGTTCAGATATGTAGCGTAAAGCCAGAAGAAGCCTCCGCTTTCGTGGAGGGAAAACCCGATTTTATCTTCTTTACTGGAAGCAGCTGCAACGGCCGAACGGTGGCCCAACAAGCAGCCAAGCACTTAATTCCTGGGGTATTCGAATTAGGAGGAAAAGACGCAAGCATTGTTTTCGCTGACTGTGACATTCAGCGTGCAATAGAGGGCATAACATATGGGGCATTCACGAATACCGGCAGGCTTTGTGTAGCTGTAAAGCGGGTTTATGTGGAGGCTTCAATCTACGCGGATTTCCTTATCAGGATCCGAGACCGGATCAAAGATTTGCGTATTGGCTGTACTGGGAACGAGTGTGATTTTCTACCCATGCCTGAGATTGACAGAAAGCACCTTCGATTACAGGTCGAGGATGCGCTGAGTCGCGGTGCTCAACTTATTTGGCCGCAGGATCTCGTTGAGGCACTTGATCAACCAGTCGTCCTTGCAAATGTTTCTTCTGCATCGACCTTGCTTACCGAAGAGTCTTTTGGCCCTGTGCTGTGCGTTGGCTCCTTTACGAGTGAAGATGAGGCCATACAGCTAGCCAATTCTAATCCGTTTGCTTTAAGCAGCAGTATCTGGACCAAAGATCGCGCTCGGGCTGATAGAGTCGCTACTCAAATGAGTGCAGGAAGCTGCATGATCAATGATGTTGTGCGGGCCATAGCGAATCCGTACATGCCTTTTGGTGGTAACGGCCTGAGCGGATACGGGCGATATCGCGGTCCTGAAGGGCTTCTTACTTTTTCGCGTTGCAAAAGCATCATGAAAACATACACCCACCGCACACGTGAAAGGAATTGGTTTCCATACCGCGCACACACTATGCGTCAACTTTCATTTCTCATGCGAATACGCCATGACATCGCTGGTTTTCTTCGTAACACTTCACAGATGTTTGTAGCGTGTCTGCTTATGATAGTTTTGCATCCATTCCTAACGGCACAAGAGTTTTCAAAGACACAGTTGACCGTTATTGCTCAACTCACATCTGAAGCACAAGGGAATCTTGGATATCTCGTATTTGCGTCACACAACGGATTTCCTGACGATCGGAACCGGGCAGTCCAGCACGGTTTCTATTCAATTCCGCGAGGAACTACACAAATGAATTTTACCCTGGCTCTGTCTCCAGGCACCTACGCGATCGCCTTGTATGAAGATTTGAACGGGAATCATAGGCTCGATCGCAACTGGATTGGAATACCCAAAGAGCCAGTTGGTGTTTCGAAGAATCCTTCTACTCATTTTGGTCCTCCCAAATTTGACGATTGTTCATTTCTCGTCACGAAACAGCGAATGACCATAGTGATTCGATTGGTGCGTCCATGA
- a CDS encoding phytoene desaturase family protein encodes MKKEIIVIGAGLGGVSAAIMLAQRGYQVTVFEKNGHVGGKLNLLKTQGFSFDLGPSIFTLPQMFRPLFDHGNRRMEDYLDLKRVDPQWRNFFEDGTVLNLWEKPERMQSELSRFGPHTWEEYCEFLKYSRQQYRILERGYFRKGLDNFWQFLQFYGLRDARDLDYSRTMSGSIYQRLSNAYLRDIFEYFIKYVGSSALDSPGFMNLMPNIQLEFGLWYISGGLYQLAHALNCRMKELGVTVCLEHTVEQIQTKKSVAVGIQYRDPSGDLHTLTADYVISNMEVIPAMRRLLKVPSHVMKRLQRFEPACSGIVLHLGLDRIYPQLAHHNFFFSRDQHAHFHRVFRKKQLPDDPTIYLVAPTRTDPSQAPAGCDNLKILPHIPHLDERRPYSSSDYAALKNICLDKLERMGLKDLRKHIIVEDFWTPLDIERRYLSNCGSIYGVVCDRRKNFAFKAPRKSSRYKNLYFVGGSVNPGGGMPMVVLSGQHVADAIAKEDGLAS; translated from the coding sequence ATGAAAAAAGAGATCATTGTCATCGGCGCTGGGCTGGGTGGAGTATCAGCAGCCATTATGCTTGCGCAGAGAGGTTATCAGGTTACTGTCTTTGAAAAAAACGGTCATGTTGGCGGAAAACTTAACCTGCTTAAAACCCAAGGATTTAGTTTTGATCTCGGCCCTTCCATTTTTACTTTGCCCCAGATGTTTCGGCCACTTTTTGATCATGGCAATCGACGTATGGAAGATTATCTAGACCTAAAACGCGTTGATCCTCAATGGCGCAATTTTTTTGAAGATGGCACTGTACTCAACTTGTGGGAAAAACCTGAAAGGATGCAATCTGAGCTAAGTCGCTTTGGACCACACACATGGGAGGAGTACTGTGAGTTTCTGAAATATTCTCGTCAGCAATATCGCATTCTTGAGCGAGGCTATTTTCGGAAGGGGTTGGATAATTTCTGGCAATTCCTTCAATTTTACGGTCTGCGGGATGCAAGAGATCTGGATTATTCCAGGACCATGTCGGGGAGTATTTATCAAAGACTGAGTAACGCATATCTGCGGGACATATTCGAATACTTTATTAAATATGTTGGTTCGAGTGCGCTGGATTCACCAGGGTTCATGAATTTGATGCCCAACATACAACTTGAATTTGGACTGTGGTATATCTCGGGTGGTCTTTATCAGCTGGCGCATGCCCTGAACTGCCGGATGAAGGAATTGGGAGTCACTGTATGTCTGGAGCACACAGTGGAACAGATCCAGACGAAAAAGAGTGTCGCAGTTGGAATTCAATATCGCGATCCATCTGGTGACTTACATACGCTGACCGCAGATTATGTCATCTCCAATATGGAAGTCATACCTGCAATGAGGCGACTTCTTAAAGTTCCATCTCATGTGATGAAACGGCTACAGCGCTTTGAACCTGCCTGTTCTGGAATCGTACTGCATCTTGGACTTGATCGCATTTACCCACAATTGGCGCACCATAATTTTTTCTTCTCTCGGGATCAACATGCACATTTTCATCGTGTATTCAGGAAAAAACAGTTACCGGATGACCCAACAATTTATCTTGTGGCCCCTACCCGCACAGATCCATCACAGGCGCCGGCAGGATGTGACAATTTGAAAATTCTGCCACATATTCCTCATCTTGATGAGCGCCGGCCATATTCGAGTTCAGATTATGCAGCGCTCAAAAACATATGCCTGGACAAGCTCGAACGTATGGGGTTGAAGGATTTACGCAAACACATCATCGTAGAAGACTTCTGGACTCCGTTGGATATCGAGCGTCGCTACTTATCGAATTGCGGATCCATATATGGAGTTGTATGTGACCGACGAAAAAACTTCGCCTTTAAAGCCCCTCGCAAAAGTTCTAGATACAAAAATCTCTACTTTGTTGGTGGAAGCGTAAATCCGGGGGGTGGAATGCCCATGGTTGTTTTAAGTGGACAGCATGTAGCAGATGCAATCGCAAAAGAAGATGGGTTGGCGTCATGA
- a CDS encoding glycosyltransferase family 2 protein: MIWTAISAAGILAGALLLRHVPKCGPVAHCDFPEFSIIIPARNEATNLPILLGSIAQSRLQPVETLVIDDASTDNTAAIAKSFGARVLPSNALPHGWTGKTWACYQGAKQSKTDLLLFLDADVSFLPGGLERVITTWSLQFNPKTVLSILPYHNVSAVYEQLSIIFNLLMAAGAGSFGVFSSPRLFGQSLLIPKQLYFEVGGHQSVKGFVLENLRLAHLLHRRQANIVPLVGQGTIQMRMFSKGFQQMTRSWSKAFLQGAKDSSKLVVFLSVYWISALWFCPLLVIGHSSQELMSLVVVYLVLALQLYLVARQLGKYHLLTCLLYPIPLAYYCIVFGMSMINQATGRKTLWKGRQV, from the coding sequence ATGATCTGGACGGCAATTAGCGCAGCAGGCATTCTTGCCGGAGCCCTGCTGCTTCGTCATGTCCCAAAATGCGGCCCTGTCGCTCACTGTGATTTTCCAGAATTTTCCATCATTATTCCAGCACGCAATGAAGCCACAAATCTGCCAATCCTGCTGGGTTCCATTGCCCAATCAAGACTGCAGCCTGTGGAGACTCTCGTAATTGATGATGCTTCAACAGACAATACTGCCGCCATCGCAAAAAGCTTTGGGGCGCGAGTCCTACCTTCCAACGCTCTGCCGCATGGGTGGACGGGCAAGACATGGGCCTGTTACCAAGGTGCAAAACAATCGAAAACTGATCTGCTCTTGTTTCTTGATGCCGATGTCTCATTTCTTCCCGGTGGTCTTGAACGAGTCATTACAACATGGAGTTTGCAGTTTAATCCAAAGACAGTCCTTTCAATCCTGCCTTACCACAATGTGTCGGCTGTTTACGAGCAATTATCGATCATTTTCAATCTACTCATGGCGGCGGGAGCCGGAAGTTTCGGAGTATTTTCTTCTCCGAGACTATTTGGCCAATCCCTTCTGATTCCAAAACAACTGTACTTTGAGGTTGGCGGGCATCAATCTGTCAAAGGTTTTGTTCTTGAAAATCTTCGGCTTGCCCATTTGCTTCACCGCAGGCAGGCAAACATTGTGCCTCTTGTCGGTCAAGGAACGATTCAAATGAGGATGTTTTCTAAAGGTTTTCAACAGATGACAAGAAGTTGGTCGAAAGCTTTTCTTCAAGGGGCCAAAGATTCAAGCAAGCTAGTTGTTTTTTTGTCGGTCTATTGGATTTCAGCATTATGGTTCTGCCCGCTTCTTGTGATAGGCCACTCAAGCCAAGAGCTCATGTCACTGGTTGTTGTTTACTTGGTTTTGGCATTGCAACTATACCTGGTTGCCCGGCAACTGGGTAAATATCATTTGTTGACTTGTCTTCTCTATCCCATACCTCTGGCTTATTACTGCATCGTGTTCGGGATGTCCATGATTAATCAGGCAACTGGTCGAAAAACACTTTGGAAAGGGCGTCAAGTATGA